Proteins encoded by one window of Drosophila willistoni isolate 14030-0811.24 unplaced genomic scaffold, UCI_dwil_1.1 Seg638, whole genome shotgun sequence:
- the LOC26529293 gene encoding outer mitochondrial transmembrane helix translocase gives MDSPEITRGQVMALVVRVCIVTAITYYSAKWMIGSMDPNSKARKKAKQQAEQQLKKLNSLKPAAGTKIKFRARDFNKHEVMIASHLVTPDEIDVHWSDVAGLDAIIQELRESVVMPVRHRELFKRSKLFRAPKGVLLHGPPGCGKTLIAKAIAKEADMRFINLDVGVLTDKWYGESQKLATAVFTCAKKLQPCIIFIDEIESFLRARGVADHEATAMMKTQFMLQWDGLISDGNSIVIVLGATNRPQDLDKAILRRMPAQFHIGPPGEIQRKAILQLILQKEQLDSAVNLRQLARATVGFSGSDLKELCRHASMYRMRQFMRERVSKDNQPDNEENLDDASDQLFISMDDLVKSLSSMKASKIRICNVFEKVPELD, from the coding sequence ATGGACTCGCCGGAAATAACTCGTGGACAGGTTATGGCCCTGGTGGTACGAGTCTGCATTGTGACAGCGATTACGTATTACAGTGCCAAGTGGATGATTGGCTCCATGGATCCAAATAGTAAGGCACGCAAGAAGGCCAAACAGCAGGCAGAACAGCagttaaaaaaattgaattcattGAAGCCTGCGGCGggaacaaaaatcaaatttcgaGCACGTGACTTCAACAAACACGAGGTTATGATTGCCTCACATTTGGTGACACCCGATGAAATCGATGTGCATTGGTCGGATGTAGCTGGATTGGATGCCATCATACAGGAACTAAGGGAATCTGTGGTAATGCCTGTGCGACATCGTGAGCTCTTCAAGCGATCCAAGCTGTTTCGTGCCCCCAAGGGAGTGCTCCTTCATGGTCCGCCGGGTTGTGGTAAAACTCTGATTGCCAAGGCCATAGCCAAGGAGGCGGATATGCGATTCATTAATCTGGATGTCGGCGTTCTAACTGACAAATGGTATGGCGAGAGTCAAAAACTGGCCACAGCTGTCTTCACCTGTGCTAAAAAACTTCAGCCCTGCATCATCTTCATCGATGAAATTGAGAGTTTTCTGCGTGCTCGCGGCGTGGCCGACCATGAGGCAACGGCAATGATGAAAACACAGTTCATGTTGCAATGGGATGGCCTCATCAGCGATGGCAATAGCATTGTCATAGTGCTGGGTGCCACCAATCGTCCGCAGGACTTGGACAAAGCCATATTGAGACGCATGCCAGCTCAATTCCATATCGGACCACCAGGTGAAATTCAACGAAAAGCCATACTACAACTGATTCTGCAAAAGGAGCAGCTTGACTCCGCGGTGAATCTTCGTCAATTGGCCAGAGCAACTGTTGGTTTTTCCGGTTCGGATCTAAAAGAATTGTGTCGTCATGCCTCCATGTACCGAATGCGTCAGTTTATGCGCGAAAGAGTATCAAAGGACAATCAACCGGACAATGAGGAAAACCTTGATGATGCCTCAGATCAGTTGTTTATCAGCATGGATGATTTGGTCAAATCATTAAGTTCAATGAAAGCCTCTAAGATACGTATATGCAATGTGTTTGAAAAAGTTCCAGAATTGGATTAA